AACGAGGGAGTTTTGCCTGGAGCGGCAGAAAAAACAGGTTTGTTCTCATCTGCAGAACTGGAGTATCTAGAAAGAGCTAAGAACATTCAGCTGGGAGAGGATATGTCGTATCAGTCTGTGCAGGAAAAATATCTTTTCAGCTCTTTGATTGCAAAGGCAAGGAACAAGGTGTTTTTCAGCTATCCACTGGCAGACTTTGAGGGAGGCATCCTAAGGCCATCATCTTACGTAGACAGGCTGAGGGAGATATTTTCGGATTTAGCCATAGGCTTTGATTATGGGGAGGAGAAGGATCTAATCTCGAACCCGAGCGGCACATTGAGGCATCTGATTAGCTACTACAGAAAAGGAATTGACGAATATGAGTCAATCGATAATTTGTGGTGGAATGGTGCTTACAGGTGGTATGCGAACCAAAGGGATTGGAAAGATAAGATGGATAGCCTCAAAAGAGCGATGACTTATGCAAACAAGCCGTCGCCTTTGACAAAGGAGCAGTTGAAAAAGCTTTACGGACAAAAGATAAGAAACAGTGTCACAGGACTGGAGACATTTGGACAATGTCCATTTAAGTACTTCGTGAGATATGGGCTTAAGCCAAGGGAGAGAAGAGTCTATGAAGTATCTATGCCGGACATAGGGCAACTGTTGCACGATGCCATAAAAAGCTATGGAGAAATCTTGGATAAGGAAGGTCTCCGATGGACAGATGTGGATGAAGACCGGATAATCAAGATGTGCACTGAGCTGGTGGATGAAACCACACAAAGGTACAAGGAGGGAGTATTTCTAAGCAAGGGAAGGTACAAGTACCTCGCCCAATATCTTAAAAGGCTCCTGGTGAGAGCTGTGATGACGCTTACTTATCACATGTCAAGGGGAGAGTTTGATATTTACAAAAGCGAGATAGGGTTTGGAGAAAAGCAGGAGCTTCCTCCTTTGGAGTTCAAGCTGAACGAAGAAATGGATATGATATTGGAAGGTAGGATAGACAGGGTAGATGTTTTTGAGGATGAGGACAAGATATACCTTAAGGTTATAGACTACAAAACCGGGGAAAAAACATTGGAGTTAAAAGAAATATATTACGGATTATCCCTTCAGCTGCTCATTTATATGAGCGCGTGCCTCGCTAAATACGACAATGCGGAGCCGGCAGGCGTTTTCTATTTCAAGCTGGACGATCCTTTGGTCGCCGGATCTAAAAAGGACATAAAAAACATAGGGACTAAAATCAACAAGATATTAAAGCTTAAGGGCTTGATAAGAAAGGACCCCAAGATATTATACGCTTTGGACAAGGATGCAGGTGATTCCGAGGTGATTAACTGCAAAATCACAAAAGACGGTAAAATCCACGCAAATACGAAAGGAATGGTTGAGGAGCAGGTATTTGAGATGCTGTTGGATTACTCCGTAGAGGCGGCGAAGCGAATGGGGGAAAAGATTGCAGCGGGCAAAATCGACATAGAGCCTGTTAAATCCGGTGCAAGAGAGGCGTGCCTGTTCTGTGATTATAAGAATATATGTCAATTCGATAGAAAATTCATCGGCAATAGAATGAGATATAAAAAATCTCTAAGCGACAAGGAGGTAATTGAAAAGCTATTGGGGGGTGAGAAAGATGGCTGATTGGACGAAAGCACAAGAAAGAGCCATAGAATCCAGGGAGAAAAGTCTTCTTGTTTCTGCGGCGGCAGGCTCCGGCAAAACGGCGGTTTTAGTCGAAAGGATAATAAGGCTGGTTGTAGATGACCGCGTGGATGTGGAGAAGCTTTTAGTGGTCACCTTCACGAAGGCGGCTGCTGAAGAGATGAAGCAGCGAATAAGTTCGACGCTTGTAAAAAAAATGTCCGAGGCTACAGGAGAGGAACGGGGATTTATCAACAGGCAGATTAATGCCCTTCCATTTGCCTCCATAAGCACAATCCATTCCTTTTGCTCCAGCGTGGTTAGAAGGTATTACCATGTAATTGATATCGATCCTGCCTTGAAAGTAGGCAATGAGACGGTACTTCTGATACTGAGACAAAGAGCCATGGAAGAGCTCTTCGAACAGGAATATGAACAAGAGGATGAAGAATTCATCAAGTTGATGGAGAGCTTTGGAAATGACCGAAGAGACGATAGGTTAAGAGAAATGGTAGAGAAGGTCTACGGATTTTTGATGAATAGACCGGATCCAAAGGCCTGGGGAAGGAAAGTGGTCGATAGCTTTGGAGTTGATATGCAAGGCTTTGATCGGGGCAGCTACTATGTCTTTTTTGCTCAGAGCACAAAAGTCAAGCTGGAGCACGCTGCACTTTTATTGACCCGTGCCCTAGAAGATTTGAAAGGTACTGATAACTTCGAAAAGACTTCTGCTGTTGTTCAGGACGAATTAAATAATGTTAAAGCTCTAATCAATTCATTGGAAAATGGATTCAGCGCCTTTAGGAAGGTTTTGGACTCGGTCGGTTTTGCAAGGCTTATCATTAAGACTGAGGATGCAGACCTAAAGGAGAAGATAAAACAGAGTAGAGATGAAGCCAAAGACATAGCAAAGAAATTGATAGAAAAATTCGGGTATGAAGATGCCGAGACGATGGTGGAAAACTTAAATGAGATGAAGTCCCGAGCGGCTTTTTTGATAAAAATGGCAGAAAGATTCGAAGAGATTTATTCAAGGATGAAGAGGGAAAAATCAATTATGGATTTTAACGATTTGGAGCATTTTTGCATGAAAATACTCGCAAATGATGAAGTGGCCAATCAGTTAAGGGAAGAATACAGATACGTCTTCATCGATGAGTATCAGGACAGCAATCAAATTCAGGATGTGATTGCTTCTCGCATACAAAGAGAGAATAATCTTTTTTTAGTAGGGGACGTAAAACAGAGCATATACAGGTTTAGGCTTTCAGATCCTACGCTGTTCATACAAAAAAGCCTGGTTTATGAAAGTGCTGATTCAAGTATTAATGAGCTTTTGCACTTGAACACCAATTTTAGAAGCAGAAGCACAATCATAGACTTTATAAACTATGTATTTGAGAGAACAATGTGTTCATATGTAGGAGAAATGGATTATACGGAAAAAGAAAAGCTAAATCCAGGATTGATCCTTCCGGAAATGGAATGTGACAAGACCGAGATATACCTAATATCCAATGACTTGGAAAAAGACGACAGTGAAGAAGAGGAAGAGATCGAAGAGATGAAGCTTGAGGAACTTGAAGCCAAGGTCATTGCTTCCAAGATAAAGAGTCTGATGGGTACAGAGATTTTTGATGCAAAGAAACAAGAGTATAGAAAACTAGGTTATAGGGATATAGTAGTCCTGCTCAGAACGGTAAAGAAAAAGGGGCAAATTTATCAGGAGGTGCTGATGGAAAATGGCATACCTGTTTATGCGGAGAGCGGAACTGGATATTTCGATACCTTGGAGATAAGCCTCTTGCTCGATGTTTTGCGTGTGATAGACAATAGGAGGCAGGACATTCCACTATTGTCGGTGATGCGGTCTCCGGTGTTTAAATTCACTATAGATGAGATTATTTCAATTCGAGAAGCGGCAAAAGGCAAGAGCATGGTGGAAGCATTGCTAAAGGCATCTGAAAATCCAGAGGAAGCCTTGCAGGAAAAAGCACAAGGCATGCTGTCTGTGATTGCCAGATGGAAAAAACAATCACGGGTGATGCCCCTTGATAGATTTCTATGGAGCATCCTAGTGGAAACTGATTATTATGGATATGTGGGTGCACTGCCCGGTGGAGTGCAAAGACAAGCGAATATAAGAATGCTAGTGGACAGGGCGAAGGAGTTTGCTGATTCTTCCATGAAGGGATTGTTCAACTTCGTGAAGTTCGTAGAAGAGCTAAAAAACACAAAGACGGATCTCACAGGAGCAAAGGTTCTTGGCGCAATGGATGACGTAGTCAGGATAATGAGCATACATAAAAGCAAGGGACTTGAATTTCCCGTGGTGTTTGTGGGAGGTATGAATAAGAACTTCAACATGTTGGACATTCAGCAGTCGCTTATATTGCACAAGGATCTTGGCTTGTCTATGGAATACGTCAATCTGGATGAGCGAAGATACTGCGAGACCATATACAAAAGCATAGCAAAAGAAAAGACTGCCTTAGAGGTTCTATCTGAAGAAATGAGGGTTTTATACGTCGCTATGACTAGGGCGAGGGATAAGCTGATAATGGTGGGTTCGGGGAAAAGACTGGACAGCAAGATCGAAGGATGGGCAAAACCTCTTTCAGCATACACCGTTTCAAAGGCAAAAACCTACCTGGACTGGGTTTTAGGGGCTTTGTTGGGCTATGAAGAAGCAATTGTCCTTGCAAAGCAAGGTGCATATGAAAGTGAAATGGTAAAAATAGAGAAGATATCCATGGACTCGATAGCACGAGTTGAGTCTGAGCAGGATAGATACATAAATAAGATTTCAGATTATTTTGCAGCACTCGAAGATACCACAGGCCAGGTACCACCGCAAATTATCGAAAGGTTGGAATGGTCATATCCCTGGGAAAGAGAAATAACCCTCCCTTCGAAGATGTCGGTAACAGATATGAAGAGGTTTAAAAGAACGAAAAATCTTATTAAAACTTCTGAAGAACTGAAGACGCCAATATTTTTGCAGAGGGAAAAGACAAAGAAAGCTTCTGAGATAGGAAGCGCGAACCACTTTGTGATGCAACACCTGAATCTTGAAAGAATCAAGCACTCAGGGGATATGGCAGATGAAATAAATTTGCAGCTTTCAGGGTTATTTAAATCGGAAAGGCTTGATGTCAGTTTTGAAGGGAAAATAAATGTTGGCGCAATCGTAGCCTTCTTTGCAAACACCCTGGGGAAAAGGATGATAGAAAGTCCTAAGATATACAGAGAGCAGACCTTTAATCTCGAAATAAAGGAGTCTGAGCTATACGAGGGAGGCTCGCCTGATGAAAGCGTTTTGGTTCAGGGAATGATAGACTGTTTTTTTCGAGAGGAGAATCACTGGATACTTATAGACTACAAGAGTGATTATTTTGCATCTGAAAAACAAAAGGCGGACATTTTGGATAAATACAAAGACCAAATAGCAGTCTATGCTAAAGCCATTGAAAAAATCACCGGGAAAAGGGTAAAGGAATCTTATTTGTACCTATTGCACTCCAATGAAGCGCTGCCTGTAACAACATAATTGTTGACAGGTAATAATTCATAGGGTAGTATCATATTATGTGAATTTAGTATACAATATTACAAAAACAAATGAGGTGCTTATGAACCGTATTTCTGTAAGAACACCGGCAAAAATAAACTTGACCCTGGATATCCTCAAGAAAAGAGAGGATGGCTACCATGAAATATCCATGGTGATGCAAACGGTGGACCTTTGCGACGAGCTGGAATTTGAGGAAAGGGAAATCGGAATAGAAATCGAATGTAGCAACCATGAAATTCCCTGCGACAGTGGGAACTTAGTTTACAAAGCGGCGAATGCTCTGAAGGACGAATTTGGCATTCAAAAAGGGATCTACATAAAAATCAACAAGAAGATACCCTTGGAAGCGGGTTTGGCAGGAGGGTCTGCGAATGCTGCGGGAACTTTGCTTGCTTTAAAAAAAATGTGGAGAATAGAGGCAACGGATGATAGGCTCAACGAGATAGCCAAGTCGATTGGTGCAGATGTGCCATATTGTACGAAAGGCGGCACTATGCTTGCCCAGGGAATAGGAGAGAAGCTGACAAAGCTTAAAGACCTGCCGGATTATCACGTAGTCCTGGTAAAGCCGGAATTTTCAATATCCACAGCATGGGCTTACAACAATGTGGATATAAAAAACATCAAGCAACATCCGGACAATGAAGCTGTCAGCCGTGCCATCGAATATGGAGATAGGGCTGTAATTGAAAAAAACTTGGGGAATGTTTTTGAAGAAGCAGCTTTTAAGAAGTATCCGGAACTTGCTGAAATAAAAGAGACTTTAATCAAGCTGGGGGCTAAGGGAAGTCTTATGAGTGGAAGCGGCCCAACGATGTATGGTCTGTTCGACGATGAGGCAAAGGCTCAACTTGCTTGTGAACACTTTAGGGGGATATATGACGAGGTGTACAAGGCAAAGACGTGCCATCAATTAATTAAGGAGTGATCTACCCTATGGATAATTTTCTCAAGATTGACATGGATACTTACAAGCCACTGAGAGAAATTGTGTTTACCACGATGAGAGAGGCAATAATCAACGGAGACTTTAAGCCCGGACAAAGGCTAATGGAGGTCCAGTTGGCAGAGCAGATGGGCGTAAGCAGAACCCCTGTCAGAGAAGCTATTAGAAAACTTGAATTGGAAGGTCTTGTGGTAATGGTGCCTAGAAAGGGCGCGTATGTTGCAGGGCTGTCAAGCGAGGATGTAAAAGAGGTCTTGGAAATCAGGGCGGTTTTGGAGGGGTTGGCTGCATCTTTGGCTGCAAAAAATGCTTCCGCTGCAGATATAGAGCAACTTCAGGAAATCGTAGAAAAATTCAAGGTCGCTGCAGAGGAAAAGGATGTCGTTAGACTAATCAATTTCGACTCGGATTTTCACGATGTCATGTACAGGGCTTCAAAAAATAAAAAGCTGATCCAATTGATCAGCGCTTTAAGAGAGCAGGTTCAAAGGTTCAGGGTCGCTTATTTCACAAAAATAAGGAGCACCCAGACCTTGATCGAAGAGCATAATGACCTGGTTTCATCCATTGTGAACAACGAGCCTGATCGGGCTAGAGCAATTGCCGAAAAGCACATATCGACTACAGAGAAGCTTATAACCTCAATTGAAGAAAAAAGGTAAATGGCCTTATGCTGCTTCAGAAGGCTCCAGTAGCAGAACCATGATGAGCAGTATGCTTCCGGAAACGATAAAGATATCAGCCACATTGAAGATGGCAAAATTTATCAGGCGAAAATCGAAAAAATCAACGACAAAGTTGAATCTGAAACGATCAATAAGGTTGCCCAAGGCTCCACCGATTATTAGTGCCAGCGAAAGGCTTTTAATAGTGAGCTTGCCTTCTTTTCTGGTCAAGAATATCAAGTAGATCAATAGTACAACTGAAAAAACAGAGGTTATGATTTTTAAAAATAGTTGCATGTCAGTGAAGATGCTAAAAGCAGCACCGGTGTTTTCTGCATAAGTCAGGTGGAAGACGCCTTCCCACAAAGGGATGCTGGCGCTGCCCTTGAGATGTTCAAGAGCCAGTGATTTGGAAAATTGATCCAGTGCGGTTATTGCAAGTATGATAATAAAGCTCAAAATAGTATCCTCCTGTTACAAATTTATTCGCATTTATAGTATAATATATCATTGAGCCTGTGTACAGACGAGAGTCTTGAAACGGGAAGTATTAATATAATGAAATGGCAGACAAGCTATATTTAGGAGGCCGATATGAACAACGTATTCGATGTTTTAAAGGAACGTGGATTTATAGAGCAGTGCACCCACGAAGACGAAATAAGAGAGTTGCTTGAGAAAGAACAAGTGACGTTTTATATAGGTTTTGACCCTACGGCAGACAGTTTGCACATAGGGCATTTTCTTCAAATAATGGTAATGACCCATATGCAAAGACACGGGCACAAGCCTATAGCATTGATTGGTGGTGGAACCACCATGGTCGGGGATCCCACTGACAAGACGGACATGAGAAAAATGTTGACCCAGGAACAGATAAACGAAAATGGGGAAAAATTCAAGACAGTATTTAAAAAGTTTCTGGATTTTTCCGATGACAAGGCGATAATGCTTAACAATGCGGACTGGCTTTTAGACTTAAATTATGTGGAGCTGCTAAGAGAGGTTGGAGTACATTTCTCGGTAAACAGGATGCTTGCAGCGGACTGCTATAAGACGCGGATGGAACAGGGCCTGACATTTTTGGAGTTCAATTACATGATAATGCAGTCCTATGATTTTTACGTGCTGTACAGGGACTACAACTGCAAGATGCAGCTGGGTGGAAACGACCAGTGGTCAAACATCCTTGGTGGCACGGAACTTGTAAGAAGAAAGCTTGGAGGTCAAGCTTATGGAATGACATTCAGCCTGCTTACTACTTCCGATGGCAAGAAGATGGGTAAAACGGAAAAAGGAGCACTATGGCTGGATCCCGAAAAGACATCTCCTTATGATTTTTATCAGTACTGGAGAAATGTTGACGATGCAGATGTAAGAAAATGCCTGGCCCTGCTTACGTTCCTTCCGATGGAG
This genomic window from Alkalibacter saccharofermentans DSM 14828 contains:
- the ispE gene encoding 4-(cytidine 5'-diphospho)-2-C-methyl-D-erythritol kinase; this translates as MNRISVRTPAKINLTLDILKKREDGYHEISMVMQTVDLCDELEFEEREIGIEIECSNHEIPCDSGNLVYKAANALKDEFGIQKGIYIKINKKIPLEAGLAGGSANAAGTLLALKKMWRIEATDDRLNEIAKSIGADVPYCTKGGTMLAQGIGEKLTKLKDLPDYHVVLVKPEFSISTAWAYNNVDIKNIKQHPDNEAVSRAIEYGDRAVIEKNLGNVFEEAAFKKYPELAEIKETLIKLGAKGSLMSGSGPTMYGLFDDEAKAQLACEHFRGIYDEVYKAKTCHQLIKE
- the addA gene encoding helicase-exonuclease AddAB subunit AddA, coding for MADWTKAQERAIESREKSLLVSAAAGSGKTAVLVERIIRLVVDDRVDVEKLLVVTFTKAAAEEMKQRISSTLVKKMSEATGEERGFINRQINALPFASISTIHSFCSSVVRRYYHVIDIDPALKVGNETVLLILRQRAMEELFEQEYEQEDEEFIKLMESFGNDRRDDRLREMVEKVYGFLMNRPDPKAWGRKVVDSFGVDMQGFDRGSYYVFFAQSTKVKLEHAALLLTRALEDLKGTDNFEKTSAVVQDELNNVKALINSLENGFSAFRKVLDSVGFARLIIKTEDADLKEKIKQSRDEAKDIAKKLIEKFGYEDAETMVENLNEMKSRAAFLIKMAERFEEIYSRMKREKSIMDFNDLEHFCMKILANDEVANQLREEYRYVFIDEYQDSNQIQDVIASRIQRENNLFLVGDVKQSIYRFRLSDPTLFIQKSLVYESADSSINELLHLNTNFRSRSTIIDFINYVFERTMCSYVGEMDYTEKEKLNPGLILPEMECDKTEIYLISNDLEKDDSEEEEEIEEMKLEELEAKVIASKIKSLMGTEIFDAKKQEYRKLGYRDIVVLLRTVKKKGQIYQEVLMENGIPVYAESGTGYFDTLEISLLLDVLRVIDNRRQDIPLLSVMRSPVFKFTIDEIISIREAAKGKSMVEALLKASENPEEALQEKAQGMLSVIARWKKQSRVMPLDRFLWSILVETDYYGYVGALPGGVQRQANIRMLVDRAKEFADSSMKGLFNFVKFVEELKNTKTDLTGAKVLGAMDDVVRIMSIHKSKGLEFPVVFVGGMNKNFNMLDIQQSLILHKDLGLSMEYVNLDERRYCETIYKSIAKEKTALEVLSEEMRVLYVAMTRARDKLIMVGSGKRLDSKIEGWAKPLSAYTVSKAKTYLDWVLGALLGYEEAIVLAKQGAYESEMVKIEKISMDSIARVESEQDRYINKISDYFAALEDTTGQVPPQIIERLEWSYPWEREITLPSKMSVTDMKRFKRTKNLIKTSEELKTPIFLQREKTKKASEIGSANHFVMQHLNLERIKHSGDMADEINLQLSGLFKSERLDVSFEGKINVGAIVAFFANTLGKRMIESPKIYREQTFNLEIKESELYEGGSPDESVLVQGMIDCFFREENHWILIDYKSDYFASEKQKADILDKYKDQIAVYAKAIEKITGKRVKESYLYLLHSNEALPVTT
- the lspA gene encoding signal peptidase II: MSFIIILAITALDQFSKSLALEHLKGSASIPLWEGVFHLTYAENTGAAFSIFTDMQLFLKIITSVFSVVLLIYLIFLTRKEGKLTIKSLSLALIIGGALGNLIDRFRFNFVVDFFDFRLINFAIFNVADIFIVSGSILLIMVLLLEPSEAA
- the tyrS gene encoding tyrosine--tRNA ligase codes for the protein MNNVFDVLKERGFIEQCTHEDEIRELLEKEQVTFYIGFDPTADSLHIGHFLQIMVMTHMQRHGHKPIALIGGGTTMVGDPTDKTDMRKMLTQEQINENGEKFKTVFKKFLDFSDDKAIMLNNADWLLDLNYVELLREVGVHFSVNRMLAADCYKTRMEQGLTFLEFNYMIMQSYDFYVLYRDYNCKMQLGGNDQWSNILGGTELVRRKLGGQAYGMTFSLLTTSDGKKMGKTEKGALWLDPEKTSPYDFYQYWRNVDDADVRKCLALLTFLPMEEVERLSSFEGSEINKSKEVLAYEVTKIIHGEDEANKAQNTAKSLFSLHTDSAEMPTTEIDRQELSEMEILDIMIKANLIPSKSEGRRLVTQGGVQVDGEKVEDLNYKLPQDKLGGESFIIKKGKKVHHKIKIT
- a CDS encoding GntR family transcriptional regulator, whose translation is MDNFLKIDMDTYKPLREIVFTTMREAIINGDFKPGQRLMEVQLAEQMGVSRTPVREAIRKLELEGLVVMVPRKGAYVAGLSSEDVKEVLEIRAVLEGLAASLAAKNASAADIEQLQEIVEKFKVAAEEKDVVRLINFDSDFHDVMYRASKNKKLIQLISALREQVQRFRVAYFTKIRSTQTLIEEHNDLVSSIVNNEPDRARAIAEKHISTTEKLITSIEEKR